AGAAGAGACAGACAATAATGCGCTGCAATGCGCCCGCTTTTGCCCAGCCCCAAAATAAGCACGCGACCCCAGCATGCTGGAGCCTGCTTCGTTGTAGGAATAATCGTCGCATCCGCTGCCATAAACTATCCCGCCATCACAAGAGTTTCAATGAAGTACAGGAAAAAGCCAATGGCAGCTAGTGTGCCGGAAATGATCCAAAAGCGAATGACAACCTTCACTTCGCTCCAGCCCTTCTTTTCGAAGTGATGGTGCAAAGGTGCCATCAAGAACAAGCGCTTCTTTGTCCGCTTGTAATGAATAACCTGCAGCATGACTGAAATTGCCTCAGCAACAAACAGCCCACCAATAATCAAGGAAACGACTTCGGTCTTCGTAACGACCGCTAAGCAACCAAGTGCGGTTCCCAGTGCAAGCGAGCCAGTGTCGCCCATAAAGATATCGGCAGGATACGCGTTGAACCAGAGAAAACCGATGCAGGCACCAACAAGTGCGCCAGCGAATACCGCCACATCAAGCATGTCAGAACGATACGCAATGGCAGCCATAACCATCATGACAACCATAACTGTACCAGCGGCGAGCCCATCGAGTCCGTCGGTCAAGTTGACTGCATTACTCATTCCAGCAAGAAGCACGACCACAAAGATAAGGTAAAGCCACGGGATCGAAATACCACCAGCCAATGGCACTACCGTCGTTACCACGCCTAAATCGATACGAGCAATAAACGGTATTGATACAACCGGTTCGATGCCAAGTACA
This genomic interval from Cryptobacterium curtum DSM 15641 contains the following:
- the mraY gene encoding phospho-N-acetylmuramoyl-pentapeptide-transferase, which codes for MFPFFSSYPSAILLLAVIIAAAVVMVLTPAFIRLLRRDHIGQQVRDDGPQTHLVKQGTPTMGGVIMLVGLVVAALILGQGSPAQWLLLVATLATGALGLLDDASKVVMHRSLGLTPKAKLIGQFAIAIAFCLAAVNVLGIEPVVSIPFIARIDLGVVTTVVPLAGGISIPWLYLIFVVVLLAGMSNAVNLTDGLDGLAAGTVMVVMMVMAAIAYRSDMLDVAVFAGALVGACIGFLWFNAYPADIFMGDTGSLALGTALGCLAVVTKTEVVSLIIGGLFVAEAISVMLQVIHYKRTKKRLFLMAPLHHHFEKKGWSEVKVVIRFWIISGTLAAIGFFLYFIETLVMAG